Proteins encoded within one genomic window of Megalopta genalis isolate 19385.01 chromosome 10, iyMegGena1_principal, whole genome shotgun sequence:
- the LOC117220001 gene encoding uncharacterized protein LOC117220001 isoform X3, which produces MEQADVEVQNNTVEVQSIPIVDISTSFDSQSDNHVMVIENIPDDQENCPQNYKDNVVEAPSTTDEYDLNISVEAGEVKEDEIMKDVNADVIDKLNEQIINSDTQGVIDNSPSVAVSNDIEVDNNQGTKKIVATEEKQKEIVESSKDEDNENYAKDKLIIEERIEDLNDDQEKDTDKEKDEQSLKENVCIVTDADAQSQVLRKSPDQTLENKDQSLQVTETEADLTKLVDSDTDVMVVTVESVTLNESNATVPDHVVVTDSLVLDKDTKKANIVKEQFDLIDYNQESEGTIIEVISTEVVQSEVSEISIEEKENESSKHATSDTDPAASEITCKPRIVYNISINDGKIEKKQNDANQEKNIEQLEAQSDNELKTETCDSANKSNEKEKHVNNETNIASPAMDNVKEEIKENEIDKPTSPLKKRSVLQDIFDDWGDENTEEDNQSATKEQDTVEIELKSLLDDVKTSPVVEEETIVIVKEEIAYIETPIKSNSEKTIGIKENKEVQISKEQSDNNKNANKQHSAVKSQKRESINSTTTQNLAKSQTLSQPKVGPLVNRSRILPSQAEVTEVLKERFREKQKLVETPPGPDIFFVKKLTQRLSSKLGGSPISPLPALIPLPTVTSTPVDKKATDNAETNKEINIETSRESSSDNKELLAILEGDVDPDWSNLKPPTLTEEGKGPVDIEESGHNTPPKLDPLVERELALKQLLELPVSPVKKTPPRKKKTFKPAPSKVIKNIEEKSVPEVEKEVISIDLANDSTESISKDATPDADSSLIIDTTPEKSIGSHGKEVRGDESRSGRKRKLTEKAREHEEQLNIVKRQKVYKNKSSVNKKQPQDNELQPVADVILVTENHESPKEDDTTIDITIEESDCSITKEVVNKEPTNKTDLTSDKLEIMPPRRPKQNLSRKASQIPKRNIVVKKILKQNMSSGKKAALKAKLNTASKKSASKVASKSKQSVQSSSGDSKPKKKIINEIDRLLQDEGVVNLLYDVEQPDKKRFIPITKSQAKVMDIQKVQRELNFRKKLVRNAVLRLRTATTGVSKVSPRSKRTSIHISEVQPDKKVGEQAATGKSNSISQQDFILPAKIRNAADASIIIRRHSSSSFSSASGSPRVSIDSPEKIEGTKNDEGGSHTLRSTKRRLSDEGANVKKSKKKVVQRVDMEAVAANNVEDKTLRPKKSDSKKSDKNSKQVDAAVTEETSSGKVITRSNGTTTGAVNIAKILELDNNKTKSETRSQFSNKEINVRRHGNLVQLILTPSSSTKLKNALTLQMMQEFRETLSILKRDDDCRVVLLTSTGSSFCEGLELSMLLHTNKEERRLRAQEMADSVKDFIKSLATFNKPIVAGVQGVAIGLGVTMLPLFDLVIASDKATFSTPYGKLGQIAEGAAVFTLSHILGSAITSELLLGGRTLTASEALRAGLVTRVLWPDRFQVELLPTLKAMSEQSSQSMEATKALLRHSLRKKLDAALESETYLLIQHWCSAECQTAMKAYIDGKVQ; this is translated from the exons ATGGAACAAGCAGATGTTGAAGTACAGAATAATACTGTTGAAGTACAATCGATACCAATAGTAGATATTTCCACTTCGTTTGATTCACAATCAGACAATCATGTGATGGTCATAGAAAACATTCCTGACGATCAGGAGAATTGTCCCCAGAATTACAAGGATAATGTAGTTGAAGCTCCTTCAACTACAGATGAATATGACTTAAATATTTCAGTGGAGGCAGGTGAAGTCAAAGAAGATGAAATCATGAAAGATGTTAATGCTGACGTAATCGATAAGTTGAATGAACAGATAATTAATAGTGATACACAAGGCGTAATCGATAACAGTCCCTCTGTGGCAGTTAGCAATGATATCGAAGTCGATAATAACCAGGGTACAAAGAAAATAGTAGCAACTGaagagaaacaaaaagaaattgTAGAATCAAGTAAAGATGAAGACAACGAAAACTATGCAAAGgataaattaataattgaagAGAGAATAGAAGATCTAAATGATGATCAAGAAAAAGATACAGATAAAGAAAAAGATGAACAAAGTCTTAAAGAAAATGTTTGTATAGTAACAGATGCTGATGCTCAGAGTCAAGTATTAAGAAAGTCTCCTGATCAGACTCTTGAAAATAAGGACCAATCTTTGCAAGTTACAGAAACAGAGGCAGATTTAACTAAACTGGTTGATAGTGATACAGATGTTATGGTTGTAACTGTAGAGTCAGTAACTCTGAATGAATCAAATGCAACTGTACCAGATCATGTTGTTGTAACTGACTCTTTAGTACTAGACAAAGATACTAAAAAAGCCAACATTGTGAAGGAACAATTTGATTTGATTGACTACAATCAGGAATCTGAGGGAACTATCATTGAAGTAATCTCAACAGAAGTAGTACAGTCTGAGGTCTCAGAAATATCAATCGAAGAAAAGGAAAACGAGTCTTCAAAACATGCAACATCAGACACTGATCCTGCAGCATCAGAAATCACCTGTAAACCAagaattgtatataatattagtattaatgaCGGTAAGATAGAGAAGAAACAAAATGATGCCAATCAAGAGAAAAATATAGAACAATTAGAAGCACAGTCAGATAATGAGCTAAAGACTGAAACTTGTGATAGTGCTAACAAGAgtaatgaaaaagaaaaacatgTTAATAACGAGACCAATATCGCTTCTCCAGCCATGGATAAtgtaaaagaagaaattaaagaaaatgAAATCGATAAACCAACTTCACCGTTGAAGAAAAGAAGTGTTCTTCAGGATATTTTTGATGACTGGGGAGATGAAAATACAGAGGAGGATAATCAGTCAGCTACTAAAGAACAAGACACTGTGGAAATCGAATTGAAAAGTTTATTGGACGACGTGAAAACAAGTCCAGTTGTGGAAGAAGAAACGATTGTGATCGTCAAAGAAGAAATTGCATATATAGAAACACCAATAAAATCAAATAGTGAAAAGACTATAGGAATTAAAGAAAACAAAGAGGTGCAAATATCAAAAGAACAGTCGGATAATAATAAGAATGCAAACAAGCAACATAGTGCTGTGAAGTCGCAGAAAAGGGAATCCATAAATTCTACAACTACACAGAATTTAGCTAAATCTCAAACACTGTCACAACCAAAAGTCGGTCCTCTTGTTAATCGCAGTCGCATTCTACCTTCACAAGCTGAAGTAACAGAAGTTTTGAAGGAACGATTTCGCGAGAAGCAAAAGTTGGTAGAAACTCCTCCTGGACCTGATATATTTTTTGTTAAAAAACTTACACAGAGATTGTCAAGTAAATTAGGTGGAAGCCCGATAAGTCCTTTACCTGCGCTTATACCATTGCCTACTGTTACATCCACTCCTGTAGACAAAAAAGCCACGGATAATGCagaaactaataaagaaattaaCATAGAAACTAGTAGAGAAAGCAGTTCTGATAATAAAGAATTGTTGGCTATATTAGAGGGTGATGTAGACCCTGACTGGTCAAATTTAAAGCCACCAACTTTAACAGAAGAGGGGAAAGGACCAGTAGATATTGAAGAAAGTGGTCATAACACACCACCAAAACTTGATCCTTTAGTTGAAAGAGAGTTGGCGTTGAAACAACTTCTTGAGTTACCTGTTTCACCTGTTAAGAAAACTCCCCCAAGAAAGAAGAAAACGTTCAAACCTGCACCTTCTAAAGTTATCAAGAATATAGAAGAGAAGTCAGTTCCTGAAGTAGAAAAGGAAGTCATTAGTATTGACCTAGCAAACGATTCAACAGAATCAATTTCAAAAGATGCAACACCAGATGCTGACTCATCTTTGATTATTGACACTACTCCAGAGAAGAGTATAGGTTCACATGGAAAAGAAGTACGAGGAGATGAATCGAGATCAGGTAGAAAACGAAAACTAACAGAGAAAGCTAGAGAACACGAGGAACAGCTTAATATCGTAAAAAGACAGAAAGTGTACAAAAATAAATCCTCAGTAAATAAGAAGCAGCCTCAGGATAATGAACTACAGCCTGTAGCTGATGTAATCTTAGTAACTGAGAATCACGAGTCCCCTAAAGAGGACGATACCACTATTGATATCACAATTGAAGAATCTGATTGTTCAATTACAAAGGAAGTGGTAAATAAAGAGCCTACAAATAAAACAGATTTAACATCGGATAAACTTGAGATTATGCCTCCAAGACGTCCAAAACAAAATCTCAGCAGAAAGGCATCTCAGATTCCTAAGAGGAACATAGTtgtgaagaaaatattgaaacaaaACATGTCTTCTGGTAAGAAAGCTGCTTTAAAAGCAAAGCTGAATACTGCATCAAAGAAATCTGCAtcaaaagttgcttcaaaatcTAAgcaatcagtgcaaagtagttcTGGAGATTCCAAGCCGAAAAAAAAGATTATTAACGAAATAGATAGACTGCTCCAGGATGAGGGTGTTGTAAATTTGTTATATGACGTGGAACAACCAGATAAAAAACGTTTCATCCCTATCACTAAGTCTCAAGCGAAGGTTATGGACATCCAAAAAGTACAACGCGAACTGAATTTCCGAAAAAAGTTAGTGCGCAATGCTGTTTTAAGATTGCGTACCGCTACAACAGGTGTGTCGAAAGTTTCTCCTAGGTCGAAAAGAACTTCTATACATATAAGTGAAGTGCAACCAGATAAGAAAGTTGGAGAACAAGCTGCAACAGGAAAATCAAATTCCATTTCCCAACAAGATTTTATTTTGCCTGCAAAGATCAGAAATGCAGCGGACGCATCTATTATAATTAGAAGACATTCGTCCAGTTCTTTTTCCAGCGCATCTGGAAGTCCTAGGGTCAGCATTGACAGCCCAGAAAAAATTGAGGGAACAAAAAACGATGAAGGAGGTTCTCATACGTTGAGGTCCACGAAAAGGAGACTTTCAGATGAGGGGGCGAACgtgaaaaaaagtaaaaaaaaagttGTCCAAAGAGTCGACATGGAAGCTGTAGCTGCTAATAATGTAGAGGACAAAACGCTTCGTCCAAAGAAATCAGATTCCAAAAAAAGTGATAAGAATTCCAAGCAAGTCGATGCAGCAGTAACAGAGGAAACCAGTTCAGGCAAAGTTATAACACGATCGAATGGTACAACTACAG GAGCTGTGAACATAGCTAAGATATTAGAATTGGATAATAATAAGACGAAATCAGAGACAAGAAGTCAATTCAGTAATAAAGAAATCAATGTACGACGGCATGGTAATCTTGTGCAGTTAATACTTACCCCGTCATCCTCGACAAAACTTAAAAATGCTCTTACGTTGCAG ATGATGCAAGAGTTCCGTGAAACGttatcaattttaaaaagaGACGATGACTGCAGAGTTGTTTTATTAACATCCACTGGCAGCAGTTTTTGCGAAGGTCTAGAACTTTCTATGTTACTACACACAAATAAGGAAGAACGACGACTTCGGGCTCAGGAAATGGCAGACTCTGTTAA AGACTTTATTAAAAGTTTAGCAACGTTTAACAAGCCAATCGTTGCTGGAGTTCAGGGCGTTGCGATTGGTCTTGGAGTAACAATGTTACCTCTTTTCGACCTTGTGATAGCCAGCGACAAAGCAACGTTTAGTACTCCGTATGGGAAATTGGGACAAATTGCTGAGGGAGCTGCCGTTTTCACGTTATCACATATATTGGGAAGTGCAATT ACGAGCGAGTTACTTTTGGGTGGCAGAACTCTGACCGCTAGCGAAGCATTAAGGGCTGGCCTGGTTACAAGAGTCTTATGGCCTGATAGATTTCAAGTTGAACTGTTACCAACTTTGAAAGCTATGAGTGAACAATCTTCGCAG TCCATGGAAGCCACAAAGGCCCTATTACGTCACAGCCTGAGGAAGAAATTGGACGCAGCATTGGAGTCAGAGACGTATTTACTAATCCAGCACTGGTGTTCTGCAGAGTGTCAAACTGCTATGAAGGCTTACATTGACGGCAAAGTCCAGTGA